From Thermogemmata fonticola, one genomic window encodes:
- a CDS encoding serine/threonine protein kinase — protein sequence MADIGEIIGGYRIRSLLHPGQNSQVFEVVEPTSQRHFAMKLLLPEAAADPEQRRILFHEAEIGIALSHPNVVRIFKVHRGKENPFFIMEFFPSGSLRLRLQAKDFDFIKQHSRKIFKQAATGLAYMNAMGYVHRDVKPDNILVNATGDTKIIDFAIARKIPTGLARWFHRKGKPQGTPSYMSPEQILDQLPDPRQDIYSFGCTLYELTTGRPPFRGSSVNDLLMRHFKERPAPPSAFNPDLTEEFSQFVLSMLAKKPQERPQNFHEVLISLKKIPQIYKSVKESPEEEAG from the coding sequence ATGGCGGATATCGGCGAGATCATCGGAGGCTATCGGATTCGCAGTCTGCTCCATCCGGGGCAGAATTCGCAAGTGTTCGAGGTGGTGGAACCGACCAGCCAGCGGCATTTCGCCATGAAGCTGCTGCTTCCGGAAGCCGCCGCCGACCCAGAACAGCGCCGCATTCTCTTTCACGAAGCGGAAATTGGCATCGCCCTGTCTCACCCGAACGTGGTGCGCATCTTCAAGGTCCACCGGGGTAAGGAGAACCCGTTTTTCATCATGGAGTTCTTCCCCTCCGGCTCTCTGCGCCTGCGTTTGCAAGCCAAAGATTTTGACTTCATCAAGCAGCACAGCCGCAAAATCTTCAAGCAAGCGGCGACCGGCTTGGCTTACATGAATGCGATGGGCTACGTCCACCGCGACGTGAAGCCGGATAATATCCTGGTCAACGCCACGGGCGACACCAAGATCATCGACTTCGCCATCGCCCGAAAGATTCCCACCGGTCTTGCCCGTTGGTTCCACCGCAAAGGCAAACCGCAAGGCACCCCCAGCTACATGAGTCCTGAACAGATTCTGGACCAGCTCCCCGACCCGCGGCAGGATATCTACAGTTTCGGATGCACCCTCTACGAGTTGACGACCGGACGGCCCCCCTTTCGCGGCAGCAGTGTCAATGACTTGCTCATGCGGCATTTCAAAGAACGCCCGGCTCCACCCTCTGCTTTCAACCCGGACCTCACGGAGGAGTTCTCCCAATTCGTCCTGAGCATGCTAGCGAAGAAACCCCAAGAGCGGCCGCAAAATTTCCACGAGGTCCTCATCTCCTTGAAAAAAATCCCGCAAATTTATAAATCAGTCAAAGAAAGTCCGGAAGAAGAAGCCGGATAA
- a CDS encoding DUF4951 domain-containing protein: MNPNVPRLSVLPNGLFGGITFQGWGRNIIRWGIGAQGARLRMQSITLQELRQLGVTEEQGWRHEIFTPKSQRETQVTLLP, translated from the coding sequence ATTAATCCCAACGTTCCCAGACTCTCGGTTCTACCAAACGGCCTCTTTGGCGGAATAACATTCCAAGGGTGGGGGCGAAACATAATCCGTTGGGGCATTGGTGCTCAAGGGGCGCGTTTACGAATGCAAAGTATAACGTTGCAGGAGCTTCGACAACTAGGAGTTACTGAAGAGCAAGGCTGGCGGCACGAAATTTTTACGCCCAAGTCGCAGCGAGAGACGCAGGTAACACTGTTGCCATAG
- a CDS encoding acetyl-CoA carboxylase carboxyltransferase subunit alpha — protein MPVTLPEPLPFEQDIHELEERLAQLEATASGPDGLEAIRQMKRELLTLKRERYAQLKPWETILIARHRQRPQFLDYVDMIFDEFVELHGDRAFGDDRAIRTGFARLDGQKIMLIGQQKGKTLAERQQCYYGCAHPEGYRKALNKMKLAAKFHLPVICLIDTPGAFPGIGAEERGQAQWIATSILEMTRLPTPIICVVIGEGGSGGALGIGVGDRVAMMQYAYYSVISPEGCAGILWRVANDDTKARAAEALKLTAQDLLRLQVIDHIIPEPLGGAHRDPREAATALKAALKRYLRELLPLSVESLLQQRYEKYRRMGIFTQAPVHD, from the coding sequence ATGCCCGTGACATTGCCCGAACCTTTGCCCTTCGAGCAGGACATCCATGAGTTGGAAGAGCGGCTCGCCCAATTGGAAGCCACCGCGTCAGGTCCCGATGGCCTGGAAGCCATCCGCCAGATGAAACGCGAATTGCTCACTCTGAAACGGGAGCGTTACGCCCAGCTCAAACCCTGGGAGACGATCCTGATCGCCCGCCATCGTCAGCGGCCGCAGTTCCTCGATTACGTGGACATGATCTTCGACGAATTCGTGGAACTGCACGGGGATCGGGCCTTCGGGGATGATCGGGCCATCCGCACCGGCTTTGCCCGCCTCGACGGCCAGAAGATCATGCTCATCGGTCAGCAAAAAGGCAAGACCCTGGCCGAACGACAGCAGTGCTACTACGGCTGCGCCCATCCCGAAGGGTATCGTAAAGCTCTCAACAAGATGAAACTGGCCGCGAAGTTTCACCTGCCGGTCATCTGCCTGATCGACACCCCCGGTGCCTTTCCCGGCATTGGGGCTGAAGAGCGCGGGCAAGCCCAGTGGATTGCCACGAGCATCCTGGAAATGACTCGGCTGCCCACCCCCATCATCTGCGTCGTGATCGGGGAAGGCGGTTCCGGTGGCGCGCTGGGGATTGGGGTCGGCGACCGCGTGGCCATGATGCAGTACGCCTACTACTCCGTGATCAGTCCCGAAGGGTGTGCAGGCATCCTCTGGCGCGTCGCCAATGACGACACCAAAGCCCGAGCCGCAGAAGCGCTGAAACTCACCGCTCAGGACTTGCTGCGGCTGCAAGTGATCGACCACATCATCCCGGAACCGCTCGGCGGTGCTCATCGGGACCCGCGCGAGGCGGCGACCGCACTCAAAGCCGCGCTCAAACGCTACCTGCGGGAATTGCTCCCCCTCTCCGTGGAATCGCTCTTGCAACAGCGCTACGAGAAATACCGCCGCATGGGCATATTCACCCAGGCCCCCGTCCATGACTGA